CGACGTCCGCGTTACCGCCGCGGTTACCGAGGCGCTCCAGTTCATATTCGGCGCTCTCCTCAACCCCGGTGACAACATCCTCGTCCCCAGTCCTAGCTATCCGCCATACACTGGTCTGGTCAAATTCTACGGGGGAATCCCGAACGAATACCTGACTGTTGAGGAAGATGGTTGGCAGCCGGATATCGACGACATCAGGAAGAAGATCAACGAGAGAACCAGGGCCATAGCCGTCATAAACCCGAACAACCCGACGGGGGCACTCTACGAGAAGAAGACCATCAAGGCGCTCCTCGACCTGGCGGGTGAGTACGATCTTCCTGTCATAAGCGACGAGATATACGACCTCATGACCTACGAGGGCAAGCACGTCTCGCCCGGCTCTCTCACGAAGGACGTCCCCGTCATAGTTATGAACGGCCTCTCGAAGGTCTACTTCGCCACCGGCTGGCGCCTCGGCTACTTCTACTACGTCGACCCGGAGGACAAACTCGCTGAAGTGAGGGAAGCGATAGACAAGATGGCCAGGATAAGGATATGCCCGAACACGCCCGCCCAGTTCGCGGCGATAGCGGGCTTAACTGGCCCGATGGATTACCTCGACGAGTACATGGCAAAGCTCAGGGAGAGGAGGGACTACATCTACAGGCGCCTCACGGAGATTCCGGGAATAAGCACCCAGAAGCCGCAGGGGGCGTTCTACATCTTCCCGAAGATCGAGGAGCGCTCCAGGTGGAAGAGCGACAAGGAGTTCGTGCTCGACGCCCTCAACGAGGCCCATGTTCTCTTCGTCCACGGTTCGGGCTTTGGGTACGCGGGTGAGTGGCACTTCCGCATAGTCTTCCTGCCTCCGGTTGAGATCCTCGAGGAGGCCATGGACAGCTTCGAGGCCTTCATGAAGAAGAGGCTCGCCGGGTGAACCGGCGTTTTCTCTGTCCCTTTTGCTCCCATTTTGCCGGTAAAGAAACAATCAGAGAATCATCCGCCCGAGACGACCGGAATGACCTCCACGTAGTCTCCATCTTTGACGTTCTCGTCCTCCAGCGCTACCCTTCCGTTGAGCTTTGCTATGGCGCTCTCCGTGTTGAACCCG
This window of the Thermococcus siculi genome carries:
- a CDS encoding pyridoxal phosphate-dependent aminotransferase: MIRASERAMGIEYAIRDVVLPARELEKKGVKVIRLNIGDPGQYDFQPPEHMREAYCKAIQEGHNYYGPSEGLPALREAIVQRERNKNGVDITPDDVRVTAAVTEALQFIFGALLNPGDNILVPSPSYPPYTGLVKFYGGIPNEYLTVEEDGWQPDIDDIRKKINERTRAIAVINPNNPTGALYEKKTIKALLDLAGEYDLPVISDEIYDLMTYEGKHVSPGSLTKDVPVIVMNGLSKVYFATGWRLGYFYYVDPEDKLAEVREAIDKMARIRICPNTPAQFAAIAGLTGPMDYLDEYMAKLRERRDYIYRRLTEIPGISTQKPQGAFYIFPKIEERSRWKSDKEFVLDALNEAHVLFVHGSGFGYAGEWHFRIVFLPPVEILEEAMDSFEAFMKKRLAG
- a CDS encoding MoaD/ThiS family protein; its protein translation is MIRVKVLGRGIEKEIEWRKGMKVADVLREVGFNTESAIAKLNGRVALEDENVKDGDYVEVIPVVSGG